A single region of the Mycobacterium lentiflavum genome encodes:
- a CDS encoding DUF5642 family protein, which yields MSRLVCAIAAVCVLAGCSSNAPPTNADIAKVVGVKSSFGPEFKVTDISERAIDPKLLSARKLPEGLKFDPANCAKLAAGPDMPPDVQGNMAAVSAEGSGNRYVVIAVETSKPLPVNDPGKDCTKVAFAGTGVRGGLEVIDAPNIDGTHTFGVHRVLQALVAGGPRTGELYDYSAQFGDYQVIVIANPLVVPDQPVAKVDTQRARDLLVTAVAAIRTS from the coding sequence GTGTCCAGGCTGGTATGCGCGATCGCAGCGGTGTGCGTGCTCGCCGGTTGCTCATCGAATGCCCCCCCGACCAATGCCGACATCGCCAAGGTCGTCGGTGTGAAGTCGAGCTTCGGGCCCGAGTTCAAGGTCACCGACATCTCGGAACGGGCGATCGATCCCAAGCTGCTGTCGGCCCGCAAGTTGCCCGAGGGGCTGAAGTTCGACCCCGCCAACTGCGCGAAGTTGGCGGCCGGACCCGACATGCCGCCGGACGTGCAGGGCAACATGGCCGCGGTGTCCGCCGAGGGTAGCGGGAACCGTTATGTCGTGATCGCGGTGGAAACCTCCAAACCGCTGCCCGTCAACGACCCGGGCAAGGATTGCACCAAGGTCGCGTTCGCCGGGACCGGCGTGCGCGGCGGGCTCGAGGTCATCGACGCGCCGAACATCGACGGGACGCACACGTTCGGCGTGCACCGCGTCCTGCAGGCGCTGGTCGCCGGCGGTCCCCGCACCGGCGAGCTCTACGACTACTCCGCGCAATTCGGTGACTATCAGGTGATCGTGATCGCCAACCCGCTCGTCGTGCCCGACCAGCCCGTCGCCAAGGTCGACACGCAGCGCGCCCGCGACCTGCTCGTCACGGCGGTCGCCGCGATCCGTACGTCCTAG
- the rsmI gene encoding 16S rRNA (cytidine(1402)-2'-O)-methyltransferase encodes MSHGRLLLGATPLGQPSDASPRLIKALGEADVVAAEDTRRVRTLAKALGVAITGKVVSMFDQVEATRVPALVDEIKAGAMVLVVSDAGMPLISDPGYRMVAACVDAGVAVTCLPGPSAVTTALAVSGLPAEKFCFEGFAPRKSGARKTWLASLADERRTCVFFESPRRLAACLSDAVEQLGGARPAAICRELTKVHEEVVRGSLEELAAWAADGVLGEITVVLGGATPPADVASLVARVRELVADGVRVKDACNEVAAAHPAVRSRQLYDEVLRSRRED; translated from the coding sequence ATGTCCCACGGTCGCCTGTTGCTCGGTGCGACCCCGCTGGGCCAGCCGTCGGATGCCTCGCCGCGGCTGATCAAGGCGCTCGGCGAGGCCGATGTGGTGGCGGCCGAGGACACCCGGCGGGTGCGAACGCTGGCCAAGGCGCTCGGCGTCGCGATCACCGGCAAGGTGGTCAGCATGTTCGATCAGGTCGAGGCCACCCGGGTGCCGGCGCTGGTCGACGAGATCAAGGCCGGTGCGATGGTGCTGGTGGTCAGCGACGCCGGAATGCCGCTGATCAGCGACCCCGGCTACCGGATGGTCGCGGCGTGTGTCGACGCCGGCGTCGCAGTGACGTGCTTGCCCGGGCCGTCCGCGGTGACGACGGCGCTGGCCGTGTCCGGTCTGCCGGCGGAAAAGTTCTGCTTCGAGGGTTTCGCGCCGCGCAAGAGCGGGGCGCGCAAAACCTGGCTGGCCTCGCTGGCCGACGAGCGCCGCACGTGCGTGTTCTTCGAGTCGCCGCGCCGGCTGGCGGCGTGTCTGAGTGATGCCGTCGAGCAGCTCGGCGGTGCGCGTCCCGCGGCGATCTGCCGGGAGTTGACCAAGGTGCACGAGGAAGTGGTGCGCGGATCGCTTGAGGAGCTGGCGGCCTGGGCGGCCGACGGCGTGCTCGGTGAGATCACCGTCGTGCTGGGTGGCGCGACGCCGCCCGCCGACGTGGCGTCGCTGGTGGCTCGGGTGCGCGAGCTCGTCGCCGACGGGGTTCGCGTCAAGGACGCCTGTAACGAGGTGGCCGCGGCCCATCCGGCCGTGCGCTCGCGACAGCTCTACGACGAGGTGCTGCGGTCGCGCCGCGAGGACTAA
- a CDS encoding linear amide C-N hydrolase, with amino-acid sequence MCTRVLWNTNKLSVLTGRSMDWPESTEPMIVAFPRGRERDGGVAAGNTVVAQNPLKWTSRYGSLVTTVYGVGSFDGVNERGLAVHGLYLESTDLGPRDPSKPGLHVGLWTQYLLDQAATVSEALVLMDGIQLVMITARGYDATIHLAIEDVSGDSAIVEFDHGRMVVHHGREYTLMTNDPTYDEQLELLAKQDFSKPGCEMPLPGNVNAVDRFQRAAYFLALLPEPRDTRQAVAGVMAIMRNVSVPFGAPYEDFGIYNTEFRTVTDLTNRTYFFELTTSPNTVWIELDGLDFTEGSDPVAINPYDDDLVGDITPKLTVHQPVF; translated from the coding sequence GTGTGCACACGCGTCCTCTGGAACACCAACAAGCTGTCCGTTCTGACCGGCCGCAGCATGGACTGGCCAGAATCCACTGAGCCGATGATCGTGGCATTTCCGCGCGGACGCGAACGTGACGGCGGTGTGGCGGCCGGAAACACCGTCGTCGCACAGAATCCGCTGAAGTGGACCAGCCGTTACGGGAGCCTGGTCACCACCGTCTACGGCGTCGGCAGTTTCGACGGCGTCAACGAACGCGGCCTGGCCGTGCACGGGCTGTATCTGGAATCCACGGATCTGGGGCCGCGCGACCCGTCCAAGCCGGGATTGCACGTCGGACTGTGGACCCAGTATCTGCTCGACCAGGCCGCCACCGTTTCCGAGGCGCTGGTGTTGATGGACGGCATTCAGCTGGTGATGATCACCGCGCGCGGGTACGACGCCACCATCCACCTCGCGATCGAGGATGTGTCCGGCGATTCGGCCATCGTCGAGTTCGACCACGGTCGCATGGTCGTGCATCACGGTCGCGAGTACACCCTGATGACCAACGACCCAACTTATGACGAACAGCTGGAACTGCTTGCCAAGCAAGACTTTTCCAAGCCCGGCTGCGAGATGCCGCTGCCCGGTAACGTCAACGCGGTCGATCGGTTCCAGCGTGCGGCGTACTTTTTGGCACTGCTGCCCGAGCCGCGCGACACCCGGCAGGCAGTGGCCGGCGTGATGGCGATCATGCGCAACGTCTCGGTGCCGTTCGGCGCGCCCTACGAGGATTTCGGGATCTACAACACCGAATTCCGCACGGTCACCGACCTGACAAACCGGACTTACTTCTTCGAGCTGACGACCAGTCCGAACACGGTCTGGATCGAGCTGGACGGCCTCGATTTCACCGAGGGATCCGATCCGGTCGCGATCAACCCGTATGACGACGACCTGGTCGGTGACATCACGCCGAAGTTGACCGTCCACCAGCCGGTGTTCTGA
- a CDS encoding alpha-ketoglutarate-dependent dioxygenase AlkB, whose translation MCDRLCGVGTQISGVQGSLFEHTQRRQLGDGAFIEIRAGWLSDDPSGSQDLLDTLLNTVAWRAERRQMYDRVVDVPRLVSFHDLTVEDPPHPLLARLRRRLNDIYAGELGEPFTTIGLCYYRDGSDSVAWHGDTIGRSSTEDTMVAIISLGATRTFAMRPRGGGPSLRLPQAHGDLLVMGGSCQRTWEHAVPKTALRKGPRVSIQFRPRDVR comes from the coding sequence ATGTGCGATAGGCTGTGCGGCGTGGGGACCCAGATATCCGGGGTACAGGGCTCGCTGTTCGAGCACACCCAGCGACGACAACTCGGCGACGGTGCCTTCATCGAGATCCGCGCTGGCTGGCTCAGCGACGACCCGTCCGGTTCTCAAGACCTGCTCGACACGCTGTTGAACACCGTCGCGTGGCGAGCCGAACGCCGCCAGATGTACGACCGGGTGGTCGACGTGCCGCGACTGGTGAGCTTTCACGACCTGACCGTCGAGGACCCGCCGCACCCGCTGCTGGCGCGGCTGCGCCGCCGGCTCAACGACATCTACGCGGGCGAACTCGGCGAGCCCTTCACCACGATCGGACTGTGCTACTACCGCGACGGCTCCGACAGCGTCGCCTGGCACGGCGACACGATCGGTCGCAGCAGCACCGAGGACACCATGGTCGCGATCATCAGCCTCGGCGCCACGCGGACCTTCGCGATGCGCCCGCGCGGGGGCGGGCCGTCGCTGCGGCTGCCGCAAGCGCATGGCGATCTGCTGGTGATGGGCGGATCCTGCCAGCGCACCTGGGAGCACGCCGTACCGAAGACCGCGCTGCGCAAGGGCCCGCGCGTCAGCATTCAATTCCGGCCACGCGACGTGCGCTAG
- the arcA gene encoding arginine deiminase, with amino-acid sequence MGVIELSTNSEVGALRVAILHRPGAELRRLNPRNNDQLLFDGLPWVDRAQDEHDQFAELLRSRGVEVLLLSDLLTEALNHSGAARMQGVAAAVDARRLGAPLAQELSAYLRGLDPAKLAHILMAGMTFNELPPDTRTDVSLVLRMHQGADFVIDPLPNLVFTRDSSIWIGARVVIPSLALRARIRETSLTDLIYAHHPRFTGVRKAYESRSAPVEGGDVLLLSPGVVAVGVGERTTPAGVEALARSLFDDDLAHTVLAVPIAQQRAQMHLDTVCTMVDTETVVMYANVIDTLSAFTIQPAGDGVNIGDETPFLEAAARAMGIDKLRVIDTGLDPVVAEREQWDDGNNTLALAPGVVVAYERNVQTNTRLQDAGIEVLTIAGSELGTGRGGPRCMSCPVARDAL; translated from the coding sequence GTGGGTGTTATCGAGCTCAGCACGAATTCCGAGGTAGGCGCGCTGCGGGTGGCGATCCTGCATCGTCCCGGCGCGGAGCTGCGTCGACTCAATCCGCGCAATAACGACCAGCTGCTCTTCGATGGATTGCCGTGGGTCGACCGTGCCCAGGACGAACACGATCAGTTCGCCGAGCTGCTGCGTTCGCGCGGGGTGGAAGTGCTGCTGCTGTCCGACCTGCTGACCGAGGCGCTCAACCACAGCGGCGCCGCCCGGATGCAGGGCGTTGCCGCCGCCGTGGATGCGCGCCGACTGGGAGCGCCGCTGGCGCAAGAGCTTTCGGCCTACCTGCGTGGACTGGACCCGGCCAAGCTAGCGCACATCCTGATGGCCGGTATGACGTTCAACGAGCTGCCGCCGGATACCCGAACCGACGTGTCGCTGGTGCTTCGCATGCATCAGGGTGCGGATTTCGTGATCGATCCCTTGCCGAACCTGGTGTTCACCCGGGACTCGTCGATCTGGATCGGCGCGCGGGTGGTGATCCCGTCGCTGGCGCTGCGGGCGCGGATCCGTGAGACGTCGTTGACCGACCTGATCTACGCCCACCACCCGCGATTCACCGGGGTGCGCAAGGCGTACGAGTCGAGATCGGCACCTGTAGAGGGCGGCGACGTGCTGTTGCTATCCCCGGGCGTGGTCGCGGTCGGGGTGGGGGAGCGGACTACCCCTGCCGGCGTGGAAGCGTTGGCGCGCAGTCTCTTTGACGACGACCTGGCGCACACCGTGCTGGCCGTGCCGATCGCGCAGCAGCGCGCGCAGATGCACCTGGACACGGTGTGCACGATGGTCGACACCGAGACGGTGGTCATGTACGCCAACGTCATCGACACGCTGTCGGCATTCACGATCCAGCCGGCGGGCGATGGCGTGAACATCGGTGACGAGACGCCATTTCTGGAAGCGGCGGCCAGGGCGATGGGAATCGACAAGCTGCGCGTGATCGACACCGGCCTGGATCCCGTCGTCGCCGAACGCGAGCAGTGGGACGACGGCAACAACACGCTGGCGTTGGCGCCCGGTGTGGTCGTCGCCTACGAGCGCAACGTGCAGACCAACACCCGGCTGCAGGACGCCGGCATCGAGGTGTTGACGATCGCGGGCTCGGAATTGGGCACCGGCCGCGGTGGTCCGCGGTGCATGTCCTGCCCGGTCGCCCGCGACGCCCTCTAG
- a CDS encoding dolichyl-phosphate-mannose--protein mannosyltransferase, producing the protein MPAPPSEASVPTEERAVPVVSPGPLIPVADFGPVDTIRGWVVTGIITLLAAITRFVNLGSPTDAGTPIFDEKHYAPQAWQALHNHGVEDNPGFGLVVHPPVGKQMIAIGEAIFGYNGVGWRFTGALLGVVMVLLVMRIVRRISRSTLVGAIAGMLCICDGVSFVASRTALLDGILVFFVVAAFGALIVDRDEVRRRMHVALLEGRNTATEWGPRLGVRWWRFLAGVMLGLACGTKWSGLYFVVFFGLMSLAFDVAARRQYQVNRPWLGTLRRDFVPTGYALGLVPIAVYLASYAPWFASETAIERHEVGQTIGPHSDFPFPDALRSLWHYSAKALEFHAGLTNSAGNYHPWESKPWSWPMSLRPVLYAIDQQNVGGCGAQSCVKAEMLVGTPAMWWLAVPVLLYACWRAFVRRDWRYAVVLVGYCAGWLPWFADIDRQMYFFYAATMAPFLVMGIALICGDILYSPGQSAERRTLGLIVVSGYVALVVTNFAWLFPVLTGMPISQQTWDMEIWLPSWR; encoded by the coding sequence ATGCCTGCCCCGCCCAGCGAAGCCTCCGTGCCAACCGAAGAGCGCGCCGTGCCCGTCGTCAGCCCGGGGCCATTGATCCCGGTCGCCGATTTCGGGCCCGTCGACACCATCCGTGGCTGGGTGGTCACCGGCATCATCACCTTGCTGGCGGCCATCACCCGATTCGTCAACCTGGGCTCGCCGACCGATGCCGGCACCCCGATATTCGACGAGAAGCACTACGCGCCGCAGGCTTGGCAGGCGCTGCACAACCACGGCGTGGAGGACAACCCCGGGTTCGGCCTGGTGGTCCACCCGCCGGTCGGCAAACAAATGATCGCGATCGGCGAGGCGATCTTCGGCTACAACGGGGTGGGCTGGCGGTTCACCGGCGCACTGCTCGGCGTCGTCATGGTGCTGCTGGTGATGCGTATCGTGCGCAGGATCAGCCGCTCGACGCTGGTGGGCGCGATCGCCGGGATGCTGTGCATCTGCGACGGCGTCAGCTTCGTCGCCTCCCGCACCGCGCTGCTCGACGGCATCCTCGTCTTCTTCGTGGTCGCCGCGTTCGGCGCGCTGATCGTCGACCGCGACGAGGTGCGACGGCGAATGCACGTGGCGCTGCTGGAAGGCCGCAACACCGCAACCGAGTGGGGCCCGCGCCTCGGCGTGCGCTGGTGGCGGTTCCTGGCGGGCGTCATGCTCGGATTGGCTTGCGGGACAAAGTGGTCCGGCCTCTACTTCGTGGTGTTCTTCGGTTTGATGTCGCTGGCGTTCGACGTGGCGGCCCGCCGGCAGTATCAGGTGAACCGGCCCTGGCTGGGAACGCTGCGGCGCGACTTCGTCCCCACCGGATACGCGCTGGGGTTGGTCCCGATCGCGGTGTACCTGGCCAGCTATGCGCCGTGGTTCGCGTCCGAGACCGCGATCGAGCGGCACGAGGTGGGCCAGACGATCGGCCCGCACAGCGACTTCCCGTTCCCCGACGCCCTGCGCTCGCTGTGGCACTACAGCGCCAAGGCGCTGGAATTCCATGCGGGCCTGACGAATTCGGCGGGCAACTACCACCCGTGGGAATCCAAGCCGTGGAGCTGGCCGATGTCGTTGCGGCCGGTGCTGTACGCGATCGATCAGCAGAACGTCGGCGGCTGCGGCGCGCAGTCGTGCGTGAAGGCGGAGATGCTGGTCGGCACGCCCGCGATGTGGTGGCTGGCGGTGCCGGTGCTGCTCTATGCGTGCTGGCGCGCGTTCGTCCGGCGCGACTGGCGTTACGCCGTCGTCCTGGTCGGCTACTGCGCCGGGTGGCTGCCGTGGTTCGCCGACATCGACCGGCAGATGTACTTCTTCTACGCGGCGACCATGGCGCCGTTCCTGGTGATGGGCATCGCACTGATCTGCGGTGACATTCTCTATTCCCCGGGCCAGAGCGCGGAACGCCGGACGCTGGGCCTCATCGTGGTGTCCGGCTACGTCGCCCTGGTGGTGACCAACTTCGCCTGGCTGTTCCCGGTGCTCACCGGTATGCCCATTTCGCAACAGACCTGGGACATGGAGATCTGGCTGCCCAGCTGGCGCTAG
- a CDS encoding DUF5642 family protein gives MRPFWFGAVLTVLVAACSHAPTHRPSATPTPSAHSTTVNPANIKRVIRDLPPNYEATPGIPSASSPQLVWGLDPNATSRPASCAVLADPGKGHDRSAQGLSASGPGGVINVAVVALPDVDLDRSVVDTCGQWAMTAERTTAGVRLTDPPRIDDAQTLGMIVDVKSAVESGTEIDSRAYTFIAYLGGYYAFTTVTTDPGSALPALPPQFAADLLVKTVSTLRG, from the coding sequence ATGCGGCCGTTCTGGTTTGGTGCGGTGCTCACGGTGCTGGTGGCCGCATGTAGCCACGCGCCGACACACCGGCCGTCGGCCACGCCTACGCCGTCGGCGCACTCCACCACCGTCAACCCCGCCAACATCAAGCGAGTCATTCGCGACCTCCCGCCCAATTACGAGGCCACGCCCGGCATTCCGAGCGCGTCCTCGCCGCAGCTGGTCTGGGGTCTTGACCCGAACGCCACGTCTCGGCCCGCGTCATGCGCCGTCCTCGCCGATCCCGGCAAGGGGCACGACCGATCCGCGCAGGGTCTGTCCGCCTCAGGTCCGGGCGGCGTCATCAACGTGGCTGTGGTGGCTTTGCCAGACGTTGACCTGGACCGAAGTGTCGTCGACACCTGCGGCCAGTGGGCCATGACGGCCGAGCGCACCACCGCCGGCGTCCGGCTCACCGACCCGCCGCGCATCGACGACGCGCAAACCCTCGGCATGATCGTCGACGTCAAATCCGCTGTTGAGTCGGGCACCGAAATCGATTCGCGGGCATACACATTCATCGCCTACCTGGGCGGCTACTACGCCTTCACCACGGTGACCACCGATCCGGGGTCGGCGTTGCCGGCGTTGCCGCCGCAATTCGCCGCCGATCTGCTCGTCAAAACGGTGTCGACGTTGCGCGGTTGA